The following coding sequences lie in one Streptomyces xiamenensis genomic window:
- the ccrA gene encoding crotonyl-CoA carboxylase/reductase, producing MTTLSETVLSGGTPEEIERADVPREYLAAHLDAADTDMFRGMRDKDVRKSLRVGRVPTPELAPDEVLVAVMASSINYNTVWSAMFEPIPTFRFLKQFARQGGWATRHDQPYHVLGSDASGVIVRKGSGVRRWNIGDHVVVHPVQVDDQEPATHDDAMLGQEQRAWGFETNFGALAEYSVVRASQLLPKPAHLTWEEAASNPLCAGTAYRMLVGDHGARLKQGDVVLVWGAAGGLGGYAVQFARNGGAVPVGVVGSPEKAEAVRRLGCDIVIERSEIELDGDPSDDPAQVIAIGKKLGTIIRERTGRDPNIVFEHVGRATFGISLFVASRGGTVITCGSSTGYQHVYDNRYLWMRLKRVIGSHAANLQEQSECGQLIGSGRIVSTMSQVFPLSETGEAARLVQKNGHIGKVAVLCQAPSAGLGVTDQRLRDEIGAERLAPLVDVGGTQ from the coding sequence ATGACGACTCTGTCGGAGACAGTACTGAGCGGCGGCACACCTGAGGAGATCGAACGTGCCGACGTCCCACGGGAGTACCTGGCCGCCCACCTCGACGCAGCGGACACGGACATGTTCCGCGGCATGCGGGACAAGGACGTCCGCAAGTCGCTGCGCGTCGGCCGTGTGCCGACACCCGAGCTGGCTCCGGATGAGGTCCTCGTCGCGGTGATGGCCAGCTCAATCAACTACAACACCGTCTGGTCGGCGATGTTCGAACCCATCCCGACGTTCCGGTTCCTCAAGCAGTTCGCCCGCCAGGGCGGCTGGGCGACCCGGCACGACCAGCCATACCACGTGCTCGGCTCCGACGCCTCCGGGGTGATCGTGCGCAAGGGCTCCGGGGTGCGCCGTTGGAACATCGGTGACCATGTCGTCGTCCACCCGGTGCAGGTCGATGACCAGGAGCCGGCGACGCACGACGATGCCATGCTCGGTCAGGAACAGCGGGCCTGGGGGTTCGAGACGAACTTCGGCGCCCTGGCCGAGTACTCGGTGGTCCGCGCCAGCCAGTTGCTGCCGAAACCAGCCCATTTGACCTGGGAGGAAGCCGCGTCCAATCCGCTGTGCGCGGGTACCGCCTACCGCATGCTCGTCGGGGACCATGGAGCCCGGCTCAAGCAGGGGGACGTCGTCCTGGTGTGGGGCGCGGCCGGAGGGCTGGGAGGATACGCCGTGCAGTTCGCCCGCAATGGCGGTGCCGTTCCAGTCGGTGTGGTCGGTTCGCCGGAGAAGGCCGAGGCGGTACGCCGGCTGGGCTGTGACATCGTCATCGAGCGCAGTGAGATCGAGCTGGACGGCGACCCCTCCGACGACCCTGCTCAGGTCATCGCCATAGGCAAGAAGCTGGGCACGATCATCCGCGAGCGCACCGGCCGGGACCCGAACATCGTGTTCGAACACGTCGGGCGTGCCACCTTCGGTATCTCGCTGTTCGTCGCCTCACGCGGCGGAACAGTCATCACCTGCGGGTCGAGTACGGGGTACCAGCACGTCTATGACAACCGGTATCTGTGGATGCGGCTCAAGCGGGTGATCGGCAGCCATGCGGCGAACCTGCAGGAGCAGTCGGAATGCGGGCAGTTGATCGGCTCGGGACGGATCGTCTCGACGATGTCCCAGGTCTTCCCCCTGAGCGAAACCGGCGAAGCCGCCCGACTGGTGCAGAAGAACGGGCACATCGGCAAGGTCGCCGTGCTCTGCCAGGCACCGAGCGCCGGCCTCGGTGTCACCGACCAGCGCCTGCGTGACGAGATCGGCGCCGAGCGCCTGGCTCCGCTGGTGGATGTGGGTGGCACGCAGTGA
- a CDS encoding FAD-dependent oxidoreductase translates to MRVVVIGSGVMGLSVAVLLAEAVAEVRVWSGEPSIRGVSAVAGALWEPYKAEPRELINGWAGERSTSCPRWRPRNAAEFTWSPASKPAVAGCLNDLGGTPSPPFGMLPATRCPRGSAGGCAPRSRS, encoded by the coding sequence ATGCGTGTTGTGGTGATCGGCAGCGGGGTCATGGGCCTGTCCGTCGCAGTACTGCTCGCCGAAGCGGTTGCTGAGGTCCGGGTATGGTCGGGCGAACCGAGCATCCGGGGGGTATCAGCGGTTGCCGGCGCTCTGTGGGAGCCCTACAAGGCCGAGCCCAGGGAACTCATCAACGGGTGGGCGGGCGAACGTTCCACATCCTGTCCTCGCTGGCGTCCCAGGAACGCAGCGGAGTTCACATGGTCTCCGGCCTCAAAGCCGGCCGTGGCGGGGTGCCTCAACGACCTTGGTGGCACTCCATCGCCCCCGTTCGGCATGCTTCCGGCGACGAGGTGCCCGCGGGGTTCAGCTGGGGGATGCGCTCCACGCTCCCGCTCCTGA
- a CDS encoding IS701 family transposase, with protein sequence MITESAVKQWDLELNDLFVAIGHRFGRVELRRRMRDYVRGLLAPVSRKNSWQLAEQAGHSTPDGLQHLLAGAKWESDDIRDDLQEYVADKLGEDSGVLIIDDTGFIKKGTASAGVQRQYSGTAGRTENCQIGVFAAYATPRWRALVDRELYLPKSWTGDRERCRTAKVPDDREFATKGELARRMVLRALASPLPIRWVTADAAYGQESRFRRLLEQSGVGYVLAVPKSQFTVGCPRIEALFAQAPDKAWEKISCGQGAKGPRVYHWATVRLPAAAEFDYQGEVPQKNECGLDQYEVRCYVGWYRHVTLAMLAHAFLAATAHQAQDACDAPSHMTAANQTFTILQRPWARPAGLWGS encoded by the coding sequence GTGATCACTGAGAGTGCTGTCAAGCAATGGGATCTTGAACTGAACGACCTCTTCGTGGCCATCGGACATCGGTTCGGCCGTGTGGAGCTTCGCCGCCGCATGCGTGACTACGTACGCGGGCTGCTCGCCCCGGTGAGCCGGAAGAACAGCTGGCAGCTGGCCGAGCAGGCGGGCCACTCCACTCCCGACGGCCTGCAGCACCTGCTCGCCGGCGCGAAGTGGGAGTCCGACGATATCCGCGATGACCTGCAGGAATACGTCGCCGACAAGCTCGGCGAAGACAGCGGGGTCCTCATCATCGACGACACCGGGTTCATCAAGAAGGGCACAGCCTCCGCCGGGGTACAGCGGCAGTACTCGGGCACCGCCGGCCGTACGGAGAACTGCCAGATAGGAGTCTTCGCCGCCTACGCCACGCCCAGGTGGCGGGCCCTGGTCGACCGCGAGCTGTATCTGCCCAAGTCCTGGACCGGAGACCGCGAACGCTGCCGGACCGCGAAAGTCCCCGACGATCGGGAGTTCGCCACCAAGGGCGAACTGGCCAGACGCATGGTGCTGCGGGCCCTCGCCTCGCCACTGCCCATCCGCTGGGTCACTGCGGATGCCGCCTACGGACAGGAGAGCCGCTTCCGCCGGCTGCTGGAGCAGTCCGGCGTCGGATACGTGCTGGCCGTGCCCAAGTCGCAGTTCACGGTGGGCTGCCCCCGCATCGAGGCCCTGTTCGCACAGGCCCCGGACAAGGCGTGGGAGAAGATCTCCTGCGGCCAGGGCGCCAAGGGACCTCGCGTCTATCACTGGGCAACGGTGCGACTGCCGGCTGCCGCCGAGTTCGACTACCAGGGCGAGGTCCCTCAGAAGAACGAGTGCGGCCTGGATCAGTACGAAGTCCGCTGCTACGTGGGCTGGTACCGGCACGTCACACTCGCCATGCTCGCACACGCCTTCCTGGCCGCCACGGCACATCAGGCCCAGGATGCTTGTGACGCCCCATCACACATGACGGCCGCGAACCAGACCTTCACGATCTTGCAACGCCCCTGGGCCCGACCGGCGGGGCTGTGGGGAAGTTGA
- a CDS encoding nuclear transport factor 2 family protein has translation MGQTTHTALDRYMELADRAVRDPSALAELPTIFAPDATVTLRDEPVTGMPAIMEFYRVFVAAVAESKHYWTTTILEDGTIESHWVVAARRADGSLMTAAGVEHATVDTDGLITNLRNRYTRTPG, from the coding sequence ATGGGCCAGACGACGCACACAGCACTCGACCGCTACATGGAGCTCGCCGACCGCGCCGTGCGGGACCCCTCGGCGCTGGCGGAGCTCCCCACGATCTTCGCGCCCGACGCCACCGTGACGCTGCGCGACGAGCCGGTGACCGGCATGCCCGCCATCATGGAGTTCTACCGGGTGTTCGTGGCGGCGGTGGCCGAGAGCAAGCACTACTGGACAACCACGATCCTCGAGGACGGCACGATCGAGTCGCACTGGGTCGTCGCGGCGCGCCGGGCCGACGGCAGCCTGATGACCGCAGCCGGGGTCGAGCACGCGACCGTCGACACCGATGGGTTGATCACGAACCTGCGCAACCGGTACACCCGTACGCCGGGCTGA
- a CDS encoding class I adenylate-forming enzyme family protein: protein MDIPENLTRRWAEHAREKGWSERTAFHADGRAWTFAEVFDGAARVAAGYRSHGLRTGDRVLLALPDSVEMVWCLLGAWQAGLVAVPVNVQMSRMDLTRDVVTAEPALVVVDPETAGWLGDSGPAPTTEVVPLVAAEPEEAFATGGNAAALAVFTSGTTGAPKLCFFRHRDLGAPRAPGLVSGPDTVGLSVSRMYFVGGLSASVFTTLETGQVAVLSRPRATPAAAVELMRRHNVTVLFAQPSFLARLLLEPGHAEVLGNVRQAFCAGEVFTARLREQLVPIMGPRLLNTYGTTEAGAVAVGPPAVYDVPSAVGPPLPGRPVRVVDADGHELPTGSMGELHIRVPIATRGVAHGSLGPDILTDVWWPTGDLASIDENGVVHAHGRLDDIEVIGGQNLVPSEVERLLESHPRVLEAAVSSVWRPAGDTSLRAYVVAAAAPGSSDEGPVRGDDALAAELVELARSTLSWYKVPQDVVWLDTLPRNGNGKLLRRVLRAQGDEFIQPHRHYPASNAPRT from the coding sequence GTGGACATACCCGAGAACTTGACGCGCCGTTGGGCGGAGCATGCGCGCGAGAAGGGGTGGAGCGAACGGACCGCGTTCCATGCCGACGGCCGGGCGTGGACCTTCGCGGAGGTGTTCGACGGGGCGGCGAGGGTGGCGGCCGGATACCGGTCGCACGGTCTACGCACCGGTGACCGGGTGCTGCTCGCCTTGCCCGACAGTGTGGAGATGGTCTGGTGTCTGCTCGGCGCGTGGCAGGCGGGTCTCGTCGCGGTGCCGGTGAACGTCCAGATGAGCCGGATGGATCTGACGCGCGACGTGGTCACGGCTGAACCGGCGCTTGTCGTGGTCGACCCGGAGACCGCCGGGTGGCTCGGGGACAGCGGGCCGGCTCCCACCACCGAGGTCGTTCCGCTCGTGGCTGCAGAGCCGGAGGAGGCATTCGCCACGGGCGGGAACGCCGCCGCGCTGGCTGTGTTCACCTCCGGCACCACCGGGGCGCCGAAGTTGTGCTTCTTCCGCCACCGCGACCTCGGCGCCCCACGCGCGCCTGGCCTGGTGAGCGGACCCGACACCGTCGGGCTCTCGGTGTCGCGCATGTACTTCGTGGGCGGGCTGAGCGCGTCGGTGTTCACCACCCTCGAAACCGGGCAGGTGGCCGTGCTGTCGCGGCCCCGCGCGACCCCGGCCGCCGCGGTCGAGCTCATGCGGCGCCACAACGTCACCGTCCTGTTCGCGCAGCCGAGCTTCCTGGCGCGGCTGCTGCTCGAACCCGGCCATGCCGAGGTACTGGGTAACGTCCGTCAGGCCTTCTGCGCCGGGGAAGTGTTCACCGCGCGACTGCGCGAGCAGCTGGTCCCGATCATGGGCCCCCGGCTGCTCAACACCTACGGAACGACGGAAGCCGGTGCCGTCGCAGTCGGCCCGCCCGCGGTCTACGACGTGCCGTCGGCGGTCGGTCCGCCCCTGCCCGGCAGGCCGGTGCGTGTCGTCGACGCCGACGGACACGAGCTGCCCACGGGCAGCATGGGCGAGCTGCACATCCGCGTCCCCATCGCCACCCGCGGCGTCGCCCACGGCAGCCTCGGACCCGACATCCTGACCGACGTGTGGTGGCCGACCGGCGACCTCGCCTCCATCGACGAGAACGGTGTTGTGCACGCGCATGGCCGGCTCGACGACATCGAGGTGATCGGCGGACAGAACCTGGTGCCGAGCGAGGTCGAACGCCTGCTGGAGAGCCACCCGCGCGTGCTGGAGGCGGCGGTCAGCTCCGTGTGGCGCCCGGCCGGGGACACGAGCCTGCGCGCCTACGTCGTCGCCGCCGCGGCACCCGGCTCGTCCGACGAAGGGCCGGTGCGGGGTGACGACGCGCTCGCCGCCGAATTGGTCGAGCTCGCCCGATCCACCCTGTCCTGGTACAAGGTTCCGCAGGACGTCGTATGGCTGGACACACTGCCCCGCAACGGCAACGGCAAATTGCTGCGCAGGGTACTCCGCGCACAGGGCGACGAGTTCATCCAGCCCCATCGTCACTATCCGGCGTCGAATGCGCCTCGAACGTGA
- the ubiA gene encoding 4-hydroxybenzoate octaprenyltransferase — MIDISAQPSQQSTRYRFVVPSIAASVVPSAPKAVLPYLQLARMHAPIGSWLYLLPGLWGIALASAGLPDWRQVLLFTVGGVLVRGFGCVVNDLADRKFDARVARTVGRPLVAGTVTVTGALVFAVVQAVAGLLVLAAASVPAAVFVAASYPLVVAYPFMKRITYWPQAWLGMVFGCYILAGWLAVAGRIETPALLLFVAGVFWTLGYDTIYAHQDKADDVQVGVKSLALRLGRATRPWVAGFYGATVVGIVAAGAVADLHWTFYALFLPGVAHLLWQVVTVDIDSPADCREKFMANRFFGWLVLVAIVAGRVF, encoded by the coding sequence GTGATCGATATTTCCGCTCAACCCTCGCAGCAGAGCACGCGATATCGGTTCGTCGTGCCGAGCATCGCGGCGTCGGTCGTGCCGAGTGCGCCGAAGGCCGTCCTCCCCTATCTACAACTGGCGCGTATGCACGCGCCCATAGGCAGTTGGCTGTACCTCCTCCCCGGCCTGTGGGGGATCGCGCTCGCCTCGGCGGGGCTGCCCGACTGGCGCCAGGTGCTGCTGTTCACGGTCGGTGGGGTGCTGGTGCGCGGCTTCGGCTGCGTCGTCAACGACCTTGCCGACCGCAAGTTCGACGCCCGGGTGGCACGTACCGTCGGGAGGCCGCTCGTGGCCGGTACGGTCACGGTCACGGGAGCGCTTGTCTTCGCCGTGGTGCAGGCGGTGGCGGGGCTGCTCGTGCTGGCTGCGGCCAGCGTTCCGGCGGCGGTGTTCGTGGCCGCCTCCTATCCGCTCGTGGTCGCGTACCCGTTCATGAAGCGGATCACCTACTGGCCGCAGGCCTGGCTGGGGATGGTCTTCGGCTGCTACATCCTCGCGGGTTGGCTCGCGGTGGCCGGGAGGATCGAGACTCCCGCGCTCCTGCTCTTCGTCGCCGGTGTCTTCTGGACGCTGGGGTACGACACGATCTACGCCCACCAGGACAAGGCGGACGACGTGCAGGTGGGGGTGAAGTCCCTCGCGCTGCGCCTCGGCAGGGCGACCCGGCCCTGGGTCGCCGGGTTTTACGGGGCGACCGTGGTCGGGATCGTGGCTGCCGGAGCCGTCGCCGATCTGCACTGGACGTTCTACGCGCTGTTTCTGCCGGGCGTGGCACACCTGCTCTGGCAGGTGGTGACGGTGGACATCGACAGCCCTGCCGACTGCCGGGAAAAGTTCATGGCAAACCGTTTCTTCGGGTGGCTCGTGCTCGTCGCCATCGTTGCGGGGAGAGTCTTTTGA
- a CDS encoding FAD-dependent oxidoreductase: protein MPRYLRYLRERLAAHDVVIEQRTVRRLPELSASETDAVVNTSGLGARDLVPDSDVRPVQGHLVVVENPGIDSWFVEATGGGEEALYIFPQSDEGTVILGGTAYENQWSLTPDPAITKRNIDRCAEIHPALGDARVIEERVGLRPYRSHVRVERQDLPDGLVCVHCYGHGGSGVTVSLASAEAAVRLLRQA, encoded by the coding sequence ATGCCCCGCTATCTCCGCTACCTGCGCGAGCGGCTCGCGGCCCACGACGTCGTGATCGAGCAGCGGACCGTTCGCCGGCTGCCTGAGCTGTCCGCATCGGAAACGGACGCCGTCGTCAACACGAGCGGCCTGGGGGCGCGCGATCTCGTTCCCGATTCCGACGTGCGCCCGGTCCAGGGACATCTGGTGGTCGTGGAGAATCCAGGGATCGACAGCTGGTTCGTCGAAGCGACCGGTGGAGGGGAGGAGGCGTTGTACATTTTCCCGCAGTCCGACGAAGGCACGGTCATCCTCGGCGGCACCGCCTACGAGAACCAGTGGTCACTGACACCCGACCCGGCAATCACCAAGCGCAACATCGACCGCTGCGCTGAGATCCACCCTGCCCTCGGCGATGCCCGAGTCATTGAGGAGCGGGTGGGTCTTCGCCCCTATCGCTCCCACGTCCGGGTCGAGCGGCAGGACCTCCCCGATGGTCTCGTCTGTGTTCACTGCTACGGCCACGGAGGCTCCGGTGTCACCGTCTCCTTGGCCAGCGCCGAAGCGGCAGTCCGTCTGCTCCGGCAGGCTTAG
- a CDS encoding helix-turn-helix transcriptional regulator, translating into MIDRAGLAGFLRNRREALQPEDVGMPRGWRRRTTGLRREEVATLCHMSPDYYSRLERERGPQPSPQMLASIAQGLHLSIDERDHLFRLAGHNPPPRDGSGEHISPGLLRVLDRLQDTPAQIVTELGETLRQTPMGVALTGDTTQYTGPARSSGYRWFTDPGARDLYAPEQHAFMTRMYAAGLRRVATLRGPGSRAAYLADLLLDSSEEFRRVWDDHEIGIRPREVKHFVHPEVGALELNCQHLIDPDQAHSLMVYTAVPGTESYEKLQVLSVIGTQTLH; encoded by the coding sequence ATGATCGATCGCGCAGGGCTGGCGGGCTTTCTCCGCAACCGTCGTGAGGCACTTCAGCCGGAGGACGTCGGGATGCCTCGGGGATGGCGCCGCAGAACTACCGGGCTACGGCGGGAGGAGGTCGCGACGCTGTGCCACATGTCACCCGACTACTACTCCCGCCTGGAGCGCGAGCGCGGTCCGCAGCCGTCGCCGCAGATGCTCGCCTCGATCGCCCAGGGACTCCACCTGTCCATAGACGAGCGTGACCATCTGTTCCGGCTGGCCGGGCACAACCCGCCGCCGCGTGACGGTTCCGGTGAGCACATCAGCCCCGGGTTGCTGCGTGTTCTGGACCGGCTGCAGGACACGCCCGCGCAGATCGTCACCGAGCTCGGGGAGACCTTGCGGCAGACACCGATGGGTGTCGCCCTCACCGGCGATACGACGCAGTACACAGGTCCTGCCCGCAGCAGTGGCTACCGGTGGTTCACCGACCCCGGTGCCCGGGACCTGTACGCTCCGGAGCAGCACGCGTTCATGACCCGGATGTACGCCGCGGGCCTGCGCAGGGTCGCCACCCTCCGGGGTCCCGGCTCCCGAGCCGCGTATCTGGCGGACCTGCTCCTGGACTCCAGCGAAGAGTTCCGGCGGGTGTGGGACGACCATGAGATCGGGATCCGTCCGCGCGAGGTCAAGCACTTCGTCCACCCCGAGGTCGGTGCTCTGGAGCTGAACTGCCAGCACCTGATCGATCCGGACCAGGCTCATTCCCTGATGGTCTACACCGCCGTCCCGGGCACGGAGAGCTACGAGAAACTACAGGTCCTGTCCGTCATCGGCACACAGACGCTGCACTGA
- a CDS encoding FAD-dependent oxidoreductase, with translation MPNSPAAVFERLTTTVPPVRIEVRLGTACVLGGGVAGLVAARVLADHANRVVIIEPDLPEAALSGAARPGVPQGSQVHLLLPGGRAQLERFFPGVVAEALAGGAVSCGPERTATYLDDIEQIATPNARFLGSSRPFLETLIRRRALALPNVELVSGRVIGLRYARGAVESVRYAVGGDHVVAPADFVVDASGRGSRLSDWLEQGGWPRPETQRLQTDIRYLSARFTRSADWDGPLSGISRYSPHFPKDIAGAAVNPIENQQWVVMLAHFGNGAEGRTADEFVARCRELPPIFQEAVKGEIVGEVVPYRHPDSRWRHFEALDRFPARLAVLGDAVASFNPLYGQGMSSAALHASCLSEFLRSGPDLDAPARHFLELEKVVVEAAWQTSTAGDAIRLGLATPPATDQGRRQAWALRQVREAAGRDEQVGTALRAVGFMTAHPASLMAPDLVLRAARVNGVPEERIRQEYTMMETT, from the coding sequence ATGCCGAACTCTCCCGCCGCGGTCTTCGAGCGGCTCACCACCACCGTCCCGCCGGTCCGCATCGAGGTTCGTCTCGGCACCGCCTGCGTGCTCGGCGGCGGCGTCGCCGGCCTGGTCGCGGCCCGCGTACTCGCGGACCACGCCAACCGTGTCGTGATCATCGAGCCCGACCTGCCGGAAGCCGCGCTCAGCGGCGCGGCTCGTCCCGGCGTCCCGCAGGGCTCCCAGGTGCACCTCCTGCTGCCCGGCGGACGCGCGCAGCTCGAACGCTTCTTCCCCGGTGTCGTGGCAGAGGCCCTCGCCGGGGGTGCTGTGTCGTGCGGTCCGGAGCGCACCGCCACCTACCTCGACGACATCGAGCAGATCGCCACGCCCAACGCGCGGTTCCTGGGGAGCAGTCGCCCCTTCCTGGAGACGCTGATCCGTCGGCGCGCGCTCGCACTGCCCAACGTCGAGCTGGTGAGTGGACGCGTCATTGGGCTGCGGTACGCGCGCGGCGCCGTCGAGTCGGTGCGCTACGCGGTTGGCGGCGACCACGTCGTCGCCCCAGCCGACTTCGTCGTCGACGCCTCCGGCCGCGGCAGCAGGCTGAGTGACTGGCTGGAGCAGGGCGGCTGGCCCCGACCGGAGACGCAACGGCTCCAGACCGACATCCGCTACTTGTCTGCCCGTTTCACGCGCTCGGCCGACTGGGACGGCCCCCTCAGCGGCATCTCCCGCTACAGCCCGCATTTCCCGAAGGACATCGCCGGAGCGGCGGTCAACCCGATCGAGAACCAACAGTGGGTGGTGATGCTCGCCCACTTCGGCAACGGCGCCGAGGGCCGCACGGCCGACGAGTTCGTCGCCCGGTGCCGTGAGCTGCCACCGATCTTCCAGGAAGCCGTCAAGGGCGAAATCGTCGGCGAGGTTGTCCCGTACCGCCACCCCGACAGCAGGTGGCGCCACTTCGAGGCGCTCGACCGCTTCCCCGCCCGCCTGGCGGTCCTCGGCGACGCCGTCGCCTCGTTCAACCCCCTGTACGGGCAAGGTATGTCCTCGGCCGCGCTCCACGCCTCCTGCCTGTCGGAGTTCCTGCGCTCTGGCCCCGACCTGGACGCCCCGGCCCGGCACTTCCTCGAGCTGGAAAAGGTCGTCGTCGAAGCCGCGTGGCAGACGTCCACGGCCGGCGACGCCATCCGGCTGGGCCTGGCAACGCCACCGGCCACCGATCAGGGGCGGCGGCAGGCGTGGGCCCTGCGACAGGTACGGGAGGCAGCGGGCCGGGACGAGCAGGTCGGCACGGCCCTGCGGGCGGTGGGGTTCATGACCGCCCATCCGGCGTCGCTGATGGCACCGGATTTGGTGCTTCGCGCGGCGCGGGTCAATGGTGTGCCGGAGGAGCGGATCCGGCAGGAGTACACGATGATGGAGACGACGTGA
- a CDS encoding MmpS family transport accessory protein, giving the protein MRRAVLTAMVLITAVGGGMLWWQIRQDGHRRAAEEAREVAERHDALTAPRSVEYRITGDATTADVTWTDSAGQISQAAGRTVPMIGTSAITTTAGIGDQLYVSAQNQGHGTITCTIAVDGTVVTTTTSSGAYAIVTCQGTAP; this is encoded by the coding sequence ATGAGGCGCGCCGTCCTCACCGCCATGGTCCTGATCACCGCCGTAGGCGGAGGGATGTTGTGGTGGCAGATACGCCAGGACGGCCACCGTCGCGCCGCCGAGGAAGCCCGGGAAGTCGCTGAACGGCACGACGCGCTCACCGCGCCGCGCAGCGTGGAGTACCGGATCACCGGCGACGCGACCACCGCTGACGTCACCTGGACCGACAGCGCCGGCCAGATCAGCCAGGCCGCCGGCCGCACCGTCCCGATGATCGGCACCTCCGCCATCACCACCACCGCGGGCATCGGCGACCAGCTGTACGTCTCGGCCCAGAACCAGGGCCACGGCACCATCACGTGCACCATCGCCGTGGACGGCACCGTCGTCACCACGACCACCAGCAGCGGGGCCTACGCCATCGTCACCTGTCAGGGCACCGCGCCCTGA